From Prosthecobacter vanneervenii, one genomic window encodes:
- a CDS encoding sensor histidine kinase — protein MKKKAAPEDPSIAELQAALQASEQISSAIVETAVNAIITIDENCFIETVNSATERLFGYKREEMIGRNISMLMPQPYRSRHDRYVKNYLETGVKRIIGIGREAVAQRKDGSVFPIDLSVGEAVLPTGRRIFTGIIRDLTDRKELEDKLLHISEEEQARIGQDIHDDLCQQLAAIGCLAKVAQKNLAKSGCPEAENLAEIVQLVSKANTRARETSRGLMPVVLDSGGLMAALEELAESTARAYEIECDFRYDNPVQVADNKMSVQLFRISQEAVSNAVKHGQANRVDIHLARQSGNIVLTVRDNGVGIPDLASKGTGMGLLTMNHRAQMIGGTLKIEPRTGGGTQVICSVPAPAKNQ, from the coding sequence ATGAAGAAAAAAGCCGCGCCTGAAGATCCCAGCATCGCCGAGCTGCAGGCGGCGCTGCAGGCGAGCGAACAGATCTCAAGCGCGATCGTGGAGACGGCGGTGAACGCGATCATCACGATCGACGAGAACTGCTTTATCGAGACGGTGAACAGCGCGACGGAGCGGCTGTTTGGCTACAAGCGCGAAGAGATGATCGGCCGGAACATCAGCATGCTGATGCCGCAGCCGTACCGGTCGCGGCATGACCGGTACGTGAAGAACTACCTGGAGACAGGAGTGAAAAGGATCATCGGCATCGGGCGAGAGGCGGTGGCGCAGAGGAAAGACGGCTCTGTGTTTCCCATCGACCTCTCCGTGGGCGAGGCTGTGCTGCCAACCGGGCGGCGTATTTTTACGGGCATCATCCGAGATCTGACCGACCGAAAAGAGCTGGAGGACAAGCTGCTGCACATCAGCGAGGAGGAGCAGGCGAGGATCGGGCAGGACATTCACGATGACCTGTGCCAGCAGCTGGCGGCGATCGGGTGCCTGGCGAAGGTGGCGCAAAAAAACCTGGCCAAGTCGGGATGCCCCGAGGCGGAGAATCTGGCGGAGATCGTGCAGCTTGTGAGCAAGGCGAACACGCGTGCGCGTGAGACCTCGCGCGGGCTGATGCCGGTGGTGCTGGACTCCGGCGGACTGATGGCGGCGCTGGAGGAACTGGCTGAAAGCACCGCGCGTGCGTATGAGATCGAGTGTGATTTCCGCTATGACAATCCGGTGCAGGTGGCGGACAACAAGATGTCTGTGCAGCTTTTCCGCATTTCGCAGGAGGCGGTATCCAATGCGGTGAAGCACGGGCAGGCGAACCGCGTGGACATTCATCTGGCGAGGCAGAGCGGGAATATTGTGCTCACGGTACGTGACAACGGGGTGGGGATTCCTGATCTGGCCTCGAAAGGAACCGGCATGGGGCTCTTGACCATGAATCATCGCGCTCAAATGATAGGAGGCACACTCAAAATCGAGCCGCGCACCGGCGGCGGCACCCAGGTCATATGCAGCGTACCCGCACCAGCGAAAAATCAGTGA
- a CDS encoding ATP-binding cassette domain-containing protein, translating to MLKAHNVCLEVDGPPDSENNSTVHLLREVSFNIPPAHLVAIVGPSGCGKTTMLKVITGIHQQTSGDLLWDGRDLSDEEDLHPGDLGYVPQFSLAYDLLTVEESIGSAMAMRTQLAQTEDFIPALDHILEVTGLSQLSDRQVRVLSGGQKRRLGLALELVTDPCLLLCDEVTSGLDPKSEREITDLLRVLSRSHPKRVVINVTHSLASLDAYDSVMVMYQGVLTYHGPPGAMLHYFAVEHPEEIYLKLTERKAGDWHESWAKHRDAYYSSHGFDGKPTEPAEERARKSSGPSKTYVRESRSVALPEQAPSAEPQEIHPVEMPSMLTQLFELLRRRITIFRRDKAQVWMHLAMLVGFPLLVVIFALDGIKPLRALSTYQDSNIEQEFRQQGQHKEEQSKAGGLVSGLVMLQVVLVTLMASNNAAREIASERLILEREKLGGLHPFAYIGSKVIFLGMFVLAQSLWMGFFVDMVTGGLPGDLITKLILLVLASAAMTSVCLGISALSKTPEKATILCIYLVGFQLPLSGAVLTLPDWLENWVQPLVVAFWSWSGSLSSMRSTAFYDAVKQVTDTDIINPAIAGFVLFVHVLVGLGMCFIGVQRSQWDS from the coding sequence ATGCTCAAAGCACACAACGTTTGTCTTGAAGTCGATGGCCCGCCGGACTCGGAAAACAACAGCACTGTGCACCTGCTTCGGGAGGTCAGCTTCAATATCCCTCCGGCCCATCTTGTCGCCATCGTGGGGCCTTCCGGCTGCGGCAAGACCACCATGCTTAAGGTCATCACCGGCATCCATCAGCAGACATCCGGAGATCTGCTCTGGGATGGCAGGGATCTCAGTGACGAGGAGGATCTCCACCCCGGAGACCTCGGCTACGTCCCTCAGTTCAGCTTGGCTTATGATCTCCTGACCGTGGAGGAAAGCATCGGTAGCGCCATGGCCATGCGCACCCAGCTGGCCCAGACCGAGGACTTCATTCCTGCCCTCGACCACATCCTGGAGGTCACCGGTCTCTCCCAGCTCTCAGACCGTCAGGTCAGGGTCCTCTCCGGCGGTCAGAAGCGCCGTCTCGGTCTCGCGCTTGAGCTTGTTACCGACCCCTGCTTGCTCCTCTGCGACGAAGTCACCAGCGGCCTGGACCCCAAATCAGAACGCGAAATCACAGACCTCCTTCGCGTCCTCTCCAGGAGCCACCCCAAGCGCGTCGTCATCAACGTCACCCACAGCCTCGCCAGCCTGGATGCCTACGACAGCGTCATGGTCATGTACCAGGGAGTGCTGACCTACCACGGCCCGCCCGGTGCCATGCTGCACTACTTTGCCGTGGAGCATCCGGAAGAGATTTACCTCAAGCTCACGGAGCGCAAAGCCGGAGACTGGCATGAGTCTTGGGCAAAGCACCGCGACGCCTACTACAGCAGCCACGGCTTCGACGGCAAACCCACGGAGCCGGCGGAGGAGAGGGCCAGAAAAAGCAGCGGCCCTTCCAAGACCTATGTTCGTGAAAGCCGCTCCGTGGCTTTGCCTGAGCAGGCTCCTTCGGCAGAGCCCCAGGAGATTCACCCGGTCGAGATGCCCTCCATGCTCACACAGCTCTTTGAGCTGCTTCGCCGCCGCATCACCATCTTCCGCAGGGACAAGGCCCAGGTCTGGATGCACCTCGCCATGCTCGTCGGTTTCCCTCTGCTGGTCGTCATTTTTGCGCTCGATGGCATCAAGCCGCTGCGTGCCCTCTCAACTTATCAAGATTCAAACATCGAACAGGAGTTCCGGCAGCAGGGGCAGCACAAGGAAGAGCAGTCCAAGGCAGGCGGCCTTGTCTCCGGTCTCGTCATGCTGCAGGTCGTGCTGGTCACGCTCATGGCCAGCAACAACGCCGCCCGCGAGATCGCCTCGGAGCGCCTCATCCTTGAACGTGAAAAGCTCGGCGGTTTGCACCCCTTCGCCTACATCGGCAGCAAGGTCATCTTCCTCGGCATGTTCGTCCTCGCCCAGAGTTTATGGATGGGCTTCTTCGTGGACATGGTCACCGGCGGATTGCCCGGCGACTTGATCACCAAGCTCATTCTGCTCGTCCTCGCCTCAGCGGCCATGACCAGTGTCTGTCTCGGCATCTCCGCTCTCAGCAAGACACCGGAAAAGGCCACCATCCTCTGCATCTACCTCGTCGGCTTCCAGCTCCCTCTCTCAGGTGCTGTCCTTACCCTCCCCGACTGGCTGGAAAACTGGGTCCAGCCTCTCGTCGTCGCTTTCTGGAGCTGGAGCGGCAGCCTCAGCAGCATGCGCAGCACCGCCTTCTACGATGCCGTAAAGCAGGTCACCGACACCGACATCATCAACCCCGCCATCGCCGGCTTCGTCCTATTCGTCCACGTGCTGGTCGGCCTCGGCATGTGCTTCATCGGTGTGCAGCGCAGCCAGTGGGATTCATGA
- a CDS encoding sulfatase, with the protein MKCILALLLSSFAIVHSASAARPNVVLFLVDDMGWMDCGVQGSKYYETPNIDKFATRAMRFTSAYSQPLCSPTRGSILSGQYSARHGITTASGHQPPQPAGHVFMRETAPANAPMLLPESKNYLEPAQITLAETLKGAGYRTAHIGKWHLGLTQPHWPEQQGFDVAFHCHPDPGPPGEYFSPYGVTAEGNPTSKNRVGTITDGPQGEYIVDRQAAEAVKFISSSKDTPFFLNLWCYGVHGPWGHKEEYTKDFAAKKDPSGRQGNPIMASMLRSVDECFGRILAELENQGIADNTIVIFTSDNGGNTHSNVPGSGKTEAAEKNKSAFLTDWRKWAGNQPPTMNTPLRDGKGTLYEGGTRVPLMWSWAGKIKPGTNSEAVVGPIDIYPTVIDLLGIAKPAQQTIDGVSYANVLKGESVLKRQAYFNYHPHAGANRAGGVWVRSGDFKLLRWFGNPNTHELYNLRDDLGETHDLASQMPDKVKELDALIDGFLKDTGATYPRPNPAYKPVASTNPPAAKTDPLDAWKERQCKATVSAGIITFKGTGQPGTAFLGHGMAKLTGPATVTLRIRSTQGGAAKIDSLPHTSSEPSVIHSTPFEVKAGDWQQLKVPLKDEGPLGTLRLYLPDSEIDFIEVAPLKGKPQRWDF; encoded by the coding sequence ATGAAATGCATCCTGGCCCTGCTCCTGTCATCGTTCGCCATCGTTCACTCCGCCTCGGCGGCCAGGCCAAACGTCGTCCTCTTCCTTGTCGATGACATGGGCTGGATGGACTGCGGTGTTCAGGGATCGAAGTACTACGAAACCCCCAACATCGACAAGTTTGCCACGCGTGCCATGCGCTTCACCAGCGCCTACTCGCAGCCTCTCTGCTCCCCCACGCGCGGCAGCATTCTCAGCGGCCAGTACAGCGCTCGCCACGGCATCACCACCGCCAGCGGTCACCAGCCTCCTCAACCTGCGGGTCACGTCTTTATGCGTGAAACCGCCCCGGCCAATGCCCCCATGCTTCTGCCGGAGAGTAAAAACTACCTGGAGCCCGCTCAGATCACCCTGGCAGAAACTCTCAAGGGCGCGGGCTATCGCACCGCCCACATCGGCAAATGGCACCTCGGACTCACCCAGCCTCACTGGCCCGAGCAGCAGGGCTTTGATGTCGCCTTTCACTGCCATCCCGACCCCGGCCCACCCGGCGAGTACTTCTCCCCTTATGGCGTCACCGCCGAGGGCAATCCCACCTCCAAAAACCGCGTCGGCACCATCACCGATGGTCCGCAGGGCGAGTACATTGTTGACCGCCAGGCGGCGGAGGCTGTGAAGTTCATCTCATCCAGCAAAGACACCCCTTTCTTCCTCAATCTCTGGTGCTACGGCGTCCACGGCCCCTGGGGCCACAAGGAAGAGTACACCAAAGACTTCGCCGCCAAAAAAGATCCCAGTGGACGGCAGGGAAATCCCATCATGGCCTCCATGCTCAGAAGCGTGGATGAATGTTTCGGCCGCATCCTTGCCGAACTCGAAAACCAGGGCATCGCCGACAACACCATCGTCATCTTCACCTCCGACAACGGCGGCAACACCCACAGCAACGTCCCTGGCAGCGGAAAGACCGAAGCAGCCGAGAAGAACAAAAGCGCTTTCCTCACTGACTGGCGCAAGTGGGCCGGCAACCAGCCCCCCACCATGAACACCCCTCTACGCGATGGCAAAGGCACCCTCTATGAAGGCGGCACCCGTGTCCCCCTCATGTGGTCATGGGCAGGCAAGATCAAGCCCGGCACCAATAGCGAAGCCGTCGTCGGCCCCATCGATATTTATCCTACCGTCATTGATCTCCTCGGCATCGCCAAGCCCGCGCAGCAGACCATCGACGGAGTGAGCTACGCCAATGTCCTCAAAGGAGAGAGTGTCCTCAAACGCCAGGCCTACTTCAATTACCACCCGCACGCCGGAGCCAACCGCGCAGGCGGGGTCTGGGTTCGCAGTGGCGACTTCAAGCTGCTGCGCTGGTTTGGCAATCCCAACACACACGAGCTCTACAACCTTCGCGATGACCTCGGCGAAACTCACGATCTCGCCTCACAGATGCCGGACAAAGTGAAGGAGCTCGATGCCCTCATCGACGGCTTTCTCAAAGACACCGGCGCTACCTATCCCCGCCCCAATCCAGCTTACAAACCCGTTGCCTCCACTAACCCCCCTGCCGCCAAGACCGACCCGCTCGATGCTTGGAAGGAGCGCCAGTGCAAAGCCACCGTCAGCGCCGGCATCATCACATTCAAAGGCACCGGCCAGCCTGGCACCGCCTTTCTCGGTCATGGTATGGCCAAACTCACCGGCCCCGCCACAGTCACGTTGCGCATTCGCAGCACGCAGGGAGGCGCAGCAAAAATCGACTCCCTGCCGCACACCTCCTCAGAGCCCAGTGTTATCCACTCCACCCCATTCGAGGTCAAAGCCGGAGACTGGCAGCAGCTAAAAGTCCCCCTGAAAGACGAAGGCCCTCTCGGCACACTTCGTCTCTATCTTCCGGATTCCGAGATCGACTTCATCGAAGTCGCTCCCTTGAAAGGAAAGCCCCAGCGTTGGGACTTTTGA
- a CDS encoding NCS2 family permease, which yields MSDYFKLREHGSSVRTEIVGGVTTFITMAYIMVVNPAILSFAGIPTGPSTVATILTAAVGCALMGLIANRPIAVAPYMGENAFIAFGLVALGIGWEQRLGAVFVSGVLFLIITLLGVRGWLANAVPVGLKHSFAVGIGLFLAFIGLYETGMVTSFVSGMPAQALQADARGLLVAPAVPVKIGNLRDPQVLLAMGGFLLMTLLMIRKVRGALLLGIVGAAVVGVALGFGHAPKAVTAMPFTGEYDLSRIAFKLDVAGVLKLTFLPVLLTLLLMSFLDTLGTLTGLGAAAGMLDEKGNFPEVEKPMLVDALTCLFSGLVGTSTSGAYIESATGISAGARTGLAAVVTAGLFVVSLFFIPLIEPLQQLRFAYGPALIAVGVLMTGSVRRIDFDDLTEWVPAFVTIVMMLFTYNIANGLTAGLVVHPVLKLAAGRGKELNAGTVALALLCAAYYGVGLPH from the coding sequence ATGAGCGACTATTTCAAGCTGCGTGAACATGGTTCTTCGGTGCGCACCGAGATTGTGGGCGGGGTGACTACATTCATCACCATGGCGTACATCATGGTGGTGAATCCTGCGATCCTGTCGTTTGCGGGCATTCCGACGGGGCCGAGCACGGTGGCGACGATCCTGACGGCGGCGGTGGGATGTGCGCTGATGGGATTGATCGCTAACCGGCCGATCGCGGTGGCGCCCTACATGGGAGAGAATGCGTTCATTGCGTTTGGCCTTGTGGCGCTGGGGATCGGATGGGAGCAGCGGCTGGGGGCGGTGTTTGTGAGCGGGGTGCTGTTTTTGATCATCACGCTGCTGGGGGTGCGCGGCTGGCTGGCGAACGCCGTGCCGGTGGGGCTGAAGCACAGCTTTGCAGTGGGGATTGGTTTGTTTCTGGCCTTCATTGGTCTCTATGAAACGGGGATGGTGACGAGCTTTGTGTCTGGGATGCCAGCGCAGGCCCTGCAGGCGGATGCGCGGGGGCTGCTAGTGGCTCCGGCGGTGCCGGTGAAGATCGGGAATCTGCGTGATCCGCAGGTGCTGCTGGCGATGGGAGGCTTTTTGCTGATGACTTTGCTCATGATCCGCAAGGTGCGAGGGGCGCTGCTGCTGGGCATCGTGGGTGCAGCGGTGGTCGGCGTGGCACTGGGCTTTGGTCATGCGCCCAAGGCAGTGACAGCGATGCCGTTTACGGGTGAGTATGATCTGAGCAGGATCGCTTTTAAGCTGGATGTGGCCGGTGTGCTGAAGCTGACTTTCCTGCCAGTGCTGCTGACACTGCTGCTGATGAGTTTTCTCGACACGCTGGGTACGCTGACCGGGCTGGGAGCTGCAGCCGGCATGCTGGATGAGAAGGGCAATTTCCCTGAGGTGGAAAAGCCGATGCTGGTGGATGCGCTGACGTGCCTCTTCAGCGGCCTGGTGGGGACTTCGACGAGCGGGGCGTACATCGAGTCAGCTACAGGGATCAGTGCCGGAGCACGAACGGGACTGGCTGCGGTGGTAACGGCGGGGCTGTTTGTGGTGTCGCTGTTTTTCATTCCGCTGATTGAGCCGCTGCAGCAGCTGCGGTTTGCGTATGGCCCGGCGTTGATTGCGGTGGGGGTGCTGATGACTGGCTCGGTGAGGCGGATCGATTTTGATGACCTGACAGAATGGGTGCCAGCCTTTGTGACGATCGTGATGATGCTCTTTACCTATAACATTGCCAACGGGCTGACGGCCGGGCTGGTGGTGCATCCGGTGCTGAAGCTGGCGGCGGGGCGGGGAAAAGAGCTGAACGCGGGCACGGTGGCGCTGGCGCTGCTATGCGCGGCGTACTACGGAGTTGGGCTGCCACACTGA
- a CDS encoding SWIB/MDM2 domain-containing protein, with amino-acid sequence MAKKATKAKPAAKKAAKAKRKPNPALMKPVQPDAVLGAVVGNKAAPRGQITKKLWDYIKKNGLQDAKNKRNINADDALKAVFGGKKTVTMFEMTKLVSKHIS; translated from the coding sequence ATGGCCAAGAAAGCAACCAAAGCAAAACCAGCAGCCAAGAAGGCTGCCAAAGCAAAACGGAAACCCAATCCTGCTCTCATGAAGCCGGTGCAGCCTGATGCGGTTCTCGGAGCCGTCGTCGGTAACAAAGCTGCTCCTCGTGGTCAGATCACGAAAAAGCTGTGGGACTACATCAAGAAGAACGGTCTCCAGGACGCGAAGAACAAGCGCAACATCAATGCTGATGACGCATTGAAGGCGGTGTTCGGCGGCAAGAAGACGGTGACGATGTTTGAGATGACCAAGCTGGTCTCCAAGCACATCTCCTAA
- a CDS encoding response regulator, with protein sequence MQRTRTSEKSVKRVILVDDHPIMRHGLAQLIRAEDGLDVIGEAGNAREGLEVVGKLKPDLAVIDLTLPDKNGLELVKDIRAMHAATQCLVLSMHDETMYGERALRAGARGYVMKEEAADQLVTAIHKVLGGGLYVSESLNARMLEQVTGAARSKATGMDSLTDRELEILTMIGKGVATKLIAAQLSISARTVEAHRAHIKEKLSMTDGAALVRYAVQWVESQAKL encoded by the coding sequence ATGCAGCGTACCCGCACCAGCGAAAAATCAGTGAAGCGTGTCATCCTCGTGGATGACCACCCGATCATGCGGCATGGGCTGGCGCAGCTCATCCGTGCCGAAGATGGACTGGATGTGATCGGAGAAGCAGGCAATGCAAGGGAAGGGCTGGAGGTGGTGGGCAAGCTGAAGCCGGACCTGGCGGTGATCGACCTGACGCTGCCGGACAAGAACGGGCTGGAACTGGTGAAGGACATCCGGGCGATGCATGCTGCGACGCAGTGCCTGGTGCTCTCCATGCATGATGAGACGATGTATGGTGAGCGCGCCCTGCGCGCCGGAGCACGAGGCTATGTGATGAAGGAGGAGGCTGCGGACCAGCTCGTAACCGCCATTCACAAGGTGCTGGGCGGCGGGCTGTATGTGAGCGAATCTCTCAACGCCCGAATGCTGGAGCAGGTAACCGGGGCGGCGAGATCGAAAGCGACGGGCATGGATTCACTGACGGACCGTGAACTGGAGATCCTGACGATGATCGGAAAAGGTGTGGCAACGAAGCTCATCGCCGCGCAGCTGAGCATCAGCGCGAGGACGGTGGAAGCCCACCGTGCGCACATCAAGGAGAAGCTGAGCATGACCGATGGTGCAGCGCTGGTGCGCTATGCGGTGCAGTGGGTGGAGAGCCAGGCGAAGCTGTAG
- a CDS encoding universal stress protein codes for MKKLHHVIAAIDFTDCCRAALREAARRASLDGAAITVVHVMDEFLVHELKNALATDQATVRADWLERLKKFVADAEVSSAVNAEVRIGTPFTELVEACRAHSADLLVMGAKGSRNEPHRIGVIAAKCVRKAPVDVLVVREDAQGPFKKIVACVDFSENSAKAVQCALHVAQQDSGELDCLHVFQSALAMSLDYGGFAPSLPATYDPQAVDNWRKELAAFLEPLTREGEGVSVAQHVTERVNIREAILDHVSETHASLVVLGTSGKTGLREMLIGTTAEKIVQHVPCSILAVKPDGFVISPD; via the coding sequence ATGAAAAAGCTGCACCACGTCATCGCCGCCATTGATTTCACCGACTGCTGCAGGGCCGCCCTGCGCGAAGCGGCGCGCCGCGCCTCCCTCGATGGAGCGGCCATCACCGTCGTCCATGTGATGGACGAATTTCTCGTGCATGAGCTGAAGAACGCGCTGGCCACCGACCAGGCGACCGTGCGGGCGGATTGGCTGGAGCGGCTGAAGAAGTTTGTGGCGGATGCGGAGGTCAGCAGCGCCGTGAATGCGGAGGTGCGGATCGGCACGCCATTTACCGAGCTGGTGGAGGCGTGCCGCGCGCACAGCGCCGACCTGCTGGTGATGGGGGCTAAAGGATCGCGCAATGAGCCGCACCGAATCGGAGTGATCGCCGCGAAATGTGTGCGAAAGGCTCCGGTGGATGTGCTGGTGGTGAGGGAGGATGCACAGGGGCCCTTTAAGAAGATCGTGGCGTGTGTGGATTTTTCCGAAAACTCCGCCAAGGCGGTGCAGTGCGCGCTGCATGTGGCGCAGCAGGACAGCGGTGAGCTGGACTGCCTGCATGTGTTTCAGAGCGCGCTGGCGATGTCTCTAGACTACGGCGGCTTTGCGCCCTCTCTGCCGGCCACGTATGACCCGCAGGCGGTGGACAACTGGCGCAAGGAACTGGCAGCATTTCTGGAGCCGCTGACCCGTGAGGGTGAAGGTGTGAGTGTGGCTCAGCATGTGACGGAACGCGTGAACATCCGCGAGGCGATCCTGGACCACGTGAGCGAGACGCATGCGTCTCTGGTGGTGCTAGGAACCAGCGGAAAAACCGGACTGCGGGAGATGCTGATCGGCACGACTGCGGAAAAGATCGTTCAGCACGTGCCGTGCTCGATCCTGGCGGTGAAGCCTGATGGTTTTGTGATTTCTCCTGATTGA
- a CDS encoding translocation/assembly module TamB domain-containing protein — MQRRNRPGKRSSASSFRWIGGLVVMGLICAGVLVMLAPTLVTNYIRAYLQKDDFRHKVEELVAARVGGSVHLAPILWNDDNATAADFSVDSPVWKLEASGLHAALEFSAIRNGKWSIQNAGADELMVKRMPAGEMSRADEGLAADFDSSGDGIPSFLRRYIPTKTRISGFDVHRFVFEQEGWKISETGLSLGGWQSGEVSVQAKLNGGKLQTPIQAPEQKEPLQFDVAKATLRAGKNQIQVSDATLRWKQGAEATMRGSLKHDTGAWQMLVHAKAVPLDEFLDEWWRQRLSGKVEGDVELSGAHGAPMAWKVNAALKGGELTGLPILDKLVTYTNTQRFKRVVLDICSASFRPQGDALRVENIIVQSNGLLRVEGSLNIRGRVVDGDFMLGVTPETLSSIPGAASRVFVEAGSPGAPPGLKWARVRVAGTIEAPQEDLSSRLVGAAGMSLLFDTPGTLVGTGAETLLKPVLGEDAAKMPGKILDSASGVIENGVNAGSGLINKVLPIFPVK, encoded by the coding sequence ATGCAACGCCGCAACCGACCGGGCAAGCGTTCCTCCGCCTCATCTTTCCGCTGGATCGGGGGGCTGGTGGTGATGGGCCTCATCTGCGCAGGCGTGCTGGTGATGCTGGCCCCGACCCTGGTGACCAACTACATCCGCGCCTACCTGCAAAAAGATGACTTTCGCCATAAGGTGGAGGAGCTTGTCGCTGCGAGGGTGGGGGGCAGTGTGCACCTGGCGCCGATCCTCTGGAATGACGACAACGCGACGGCGGCTGATTTTTCCGTGGATTCCCCAGTTTGGAAGCTGGAGGCAAGCGGGCTGCATGCTGCGCTGGAGTTTAGCGCCATCCGGAATGGCAAGTGGAGCATTCAAAATGCCGGAGCGGATGAACTGATGGTGAAGCGCATGCCGGCCGGAGAGATGAGCCGTGCGGACGAGGGGCTGGCGGCAGATTTTGACAGCAGTGGTGATGGGATTCCGTCCTTTTTACGGCGTTATATTCCGACCAAGACACGCATCAGTGGTTTTGATGTGCACCGCTTTGTCTTTGAGCAGGAAGGCTGGAAAATCTCTGAAACGGGGCTTTCTCTGGGAGGCTGGCAGAGCGGGGAGGTTTCCGTCCAAGCCAAATTGAATGGGGGCAAGCTGCAAACACCCATCCAAGCTCCGGAGCAGAAAGAGCCCCTGCAGTTTGATGTGGCCAAGGCAACGCTCCGTGCCGGCAAGAACCAGATCCAAGTCAGTGATGCCACGCTGCGGTGGAAACAGGGGGCCGAAGCGACCATGCGAGGCAGCCTAAAGCATGATACCGGAGCCTGGCAGATGCTTGTGCATGCCAAGGCCGTGCCGCTGGATGAATTTCTGGATGAATGGTGGAGGCAGCGTCTGAGTGGCAAAGTGGAGGGCGACGTGGAGCTTTCCGGGGCACATGGCGCTCCCATGGCGTGGAAAGTCAATGCTGCACTGAAAGGCGGGGAACTGACGGGACTGCCGATCCTCGACAAACTGGTGACCTATACGAATACCCAACGGTTTAAAAGGGTGGTGCTGGACATCTGCAGCGCCTCCTTCCGGCCGCAGGGGGATGCCCTGCGGGTCGAAAACATCATTGTGCAGTCAAACGGGCTGCTACGGGTGGAGGGAAGCCTAAACATCCGCGGCAGGGTGGTGGATGGCGATTTCATGCTGGGGGTGACTCCCGAGACGCTAAGCAGCATCCCAGGTGCTGCCAGCCGAGTCTTTGTGGAGGCTGGAAGCCCGGGTGCACCTCCGGGGCTCAAGTGGGCAAGGGTACGAGTGGCCGGAACGATCGAGGCTCCGCAGGAGGATCTGAGCAGCCGACTCGTGGGGGCGGCGGGCATGTCCCTGCTGTTTGACACCCCGGGAACGCTGGTAGGGACGGGGGCGGAAACTCTACTCAAGCCGGTTCTGGGGGAGGATGCCGCCAAGATGCCTGGCAAAATCCTAGATAGTGCGAGCGGTGTGATTGAGAACGGTGTGAACGCCGGTTCGGGGCTGATCAACAAGGTGCTGCCTATCTTTCCCGTAAAATGA
- the hisI gene encoding phosphoribosyl-AMP cyclohydrolase, with product MSAHPPISFAARESKQAVEEGMLFAPKFDEHGLMPAMAVDADTGAPLMLAYMNEQSLKMTLELGQAVYWSRSRNQLWHKGATSGEFQEIIEIRTDCDQDALVLRVKQHGGGCCHTKRPTCFYRVVKAADGEALLEPAA from the coding sequence ATGTCTGCTCATCCCCCCATCTCGTTTGCCGCCCGTGAGTCCAAGCAAGCCGTCGAAGAAGGCATGCTGTTTGCCCCGAAGTTTGACGAGCATGGCCTGATGCCGGCGATGGCTGTGGATGCCGACACTGGAGCACCCTTGATGCTGGCGTACATGAACGAGCAGTCGCTCAAAATGACACTCGAACTTGGGCAGGCGGTGTACTGGAGCCGTAGCCGGAACCAACTCTGGCACAAAGGAGCGACCAGCGGGGAGTTTCAGGAAATCATCGAAATCCGTACGGACTGCGACCAAGATGCACTGGTGCTGCGTGTAAAGCAGCATGGTGGTGGCTGCTGCCACACCAAGAGACCAACCTGCTTTTACCGTGTGGTGAAGGCGGCTGATGGCGAGGCACTGCTGGAGCCTGCGGCCTGA
- a CDS encoding Dabb family protein, whose amino-acid sequence MIRHTVAFRLKHPLGSAAEGDFLRAACALAQISGVQNFECLRQTSPKNSFTFGLSMEFADEAAYTFYSSHPDHTAFVQTRWIPEVAEFMELDYVAHVP is encoded by the coding sequence ATGATCCGCCACACCGTAGCCTTCCGCCTCAAACACCCTCTCGGCTCTGCCGCTGAAGGAGACTTCCTCCGTGCAGCCTGCGCACTCGCCCAAATCTCCGGAGTGCAAAATTTCGAGTGCCTCCGCCAGACCAGCCCCAAGAACAGCTTCACCTTCGGCCTCTCCATGGAGTTTGCAGACGAGGCAGCTTACACCTTCTACAGCAGCCACCCGGATCACACAGCCTTCGTCCAGACTCGCTGGATCCCCGAAGTCGCCGAATTCATGGAGCTCGACTACGTCGCGCACGTTCCCTGA